In one window of Meiothermus sp. DNA:
- a CDS encoding DNA polymerase/3'-5' exonuclease PolX — MNRKDLAEMLEYAADLMEVLGEGEFRARAYRNAARNLEQQETDLSELAARGFKGVPGVGPGLAPMLSEIVQTQEFPYLAELEGRVPPGVLELFRVQGLGPKRIRALWDNGVNSLEELVLFAEQGKIRTLPGFGAKSEASLLEAARYALANMRRVMLPVGLEVARLLLTDLENAGLQAELAGSVRRGLETVGNLDLVVVGSPEQVRRVLGRYVEAVQGDVLLGRLEGLPLRVFCTPAASFGSVLVQATGSRAWLDTLGTLPAFAESEEEVFKALGQPFVPAYWREQEHIGLPAPQTTLEAPQLRGLIHVHSTYSDGSGTLRQMAEAAIAQGFEYMVICDHSQTAAYAGGLREDDVLRQWAEIEALNVELAPFRILRGIESDILPDGSLDYPNALLARFEVVVGSLHAGLNLGKAEQTQRLLRALENPYLSILGHPSGRLILRRKGAEADWEAVLERAAQNQKAVEFNCSPYRLDLDWRLMLAWRDRLNFSLGPDSHSVEGIADIQYGLLFAHKAGLSPDQIINTWPAERLLALKRKT, encoded by the coding sequence ATGAACCGTAAAGACCTGGCGGAGATGCTCGAGTACGCCGCCGACCTGATGGAAGTGCTGGGCGAGGGGGAGTTCCGCGCCAGGGCCTACCGCAACGCCGCCCGCAACCTGGAGCAACAAGAAACCGACCTGAGTGAGCTGGCCGCCCGGGGTTTCAAGGGCGTGCCGGGGGTGGGGCCGGGGCTGGCCCCCATGCTGAGCGAAATTGTGCAGACCCAGGAGTTTCCCTACCTGGCCGAGCTCGAGGGCCGCGTACCGCCAGGGGTGCTCGAGCTCTTTCGGGTGCAGGGCCTGGGCCCCAAGCGCATCCGGGCCTTGTGGGATAACGGGGTGAACAGCCTGGAGGAGCTGGTGCTGTTTGCCGAACAGGGCAAAATTCGTACCCTGCCCGGTTTTGGCGCCAAAAGCGAGGCCAGTTTGCTGGAAGCAGCCCGCTACGCCCTGGCCAATATGCGACGGGTGATGCTGCCGGTGGGGCTCGAGGTGGCCCGGCTGCTCCTGACCGACCTCGAGAACGCCGGGCTCCAGGCCGAGCTAGCAGGCAGTGTGCGGCGCGGTCTGGAAACGGTGGGCAACCTGGATCTGGTGGTGGTGGGCTCACCCGAGCAGGTGCGCCGGGTGCTGGGCCGCTACGTGGAGGCGGTGCAGGGCGATGTGCTGCTGGGGCGGCTCGAGGGCCTGCCCTTGCGGGTTTTCTGCACCCCCGCGGCGTCGTTTGGCTCGGTGCTGGTGCAGGCGACGGGCTCGAGGGCCTGGCTCGATACGCTGGGAACCCTTCCTGCCTTTGCAGAAAGCGAGGAAGAGGTATTTAAAGCCCTGGGTCAGCCCTTTGTACCAGCCTACTGGCGTGAACAGGAACACATCGGGTTGCCTGCGCCGCAAACTACCCTCGAGGCCCCCCAGCTTCGGGGCCTGATTCACGTACACTCCACCTACTCCGATGGCAGCGGTACCTTGCGCCAGATGGCCGAGGCCGCCATCGCCCAGGGCTTCGAGTACATGGTCATCTGCGACCACTCCCAGACGGCGGCCTATGCCGGGGGGCTACGAGAAGACGACGTGCTGCGCCAATGGGCCGAGATCGAGGCTCTGAATGTCGAGCTGGCCCCTTTTCGCATCCTGCGCGGTATCGAGTCCGATATTCTGCCCGATGGCTCGCTGGATTATCCCAACGCGCTGCTGGCCCGGTTTGAAGTGGTGGTGGGCAGCTTGCATGCGGGGCTCAACCTGGGCAAGGCCGAGCAAACCCAGCGTCTGCTGCGTGCCCTGGAGAACCCCTACCTGAGCATCCTGGGCCACCCCAGCGGGCGCCTCATCCTGCGGCGCAAAGGCGCCGAGGCCGACTGGGAAGCGGTGCTGGAAAGGGCTGCCCAAAACCAGAAGGCAGTGGAGTTTAACTGTAGTCCCTACCGCCTCGACCTGGACTGGCGGCTGATGCTGGCCTGGCGCGACCGCCTCAACTTCTCGCTGGGCCCCGACTCGCACAGCGTTGAGGGTATCGCCGATATTCAGTATGGCCTCCTCTTTGCCCACAAAGCTGGCCTTTCCCCCGACCAGATTATTAATACCTGGCCCGCTGAGCGGCTCCTGGCGCTAAAAAGAAAGACCTGA
- a CDS encoding flavodoxin domain-containing protein — MGTWRVLVAYASRLGSTREIAQAIAQVLTRRGAVVDVLAVDQVKCLQDYQAVILGSPIREAHWLPEAIDFVRTHREVLQQLPVVYFVVSGLMSNPTPEHFHEVYACLAEVRALAEPLEMGIFAGSLEYDRLERDQVVKVLSKGLPEGDFRRWQEVRAWAEDIADRLLLELARKQAAESAKPKPPA; from the coding sequence GTGGGGACATGGCGCGTTCTGGTTGCCTACGCCAGCCGCCTGGGCAGCACCCGTGAAATTGCCCAGGCCATTGCCCAGGTTCTGACCCGGCGCGGGGCGGTGGTGGATGTGCTGGCGGTGGACCAAGTGAAGTGCTTGCAGGACTATCAGGCGGTGATACTGGGCAGCCCCATTCGAGAAGCGCACTGGCTCCCGGAAGCCATAGACTTCGTGCGGACGCACCGCGAAGTGCTACAGCAGTTGCCGGTGGTGTACTTTGTGGTCTCGGGCCTGATGAGCAACCCCACCCCGGAGCATTTTCACGAGGTTTATGCGTGCCTCGCTGAGGTACGGGCCCTGGCCGAACCGCTCGAGATGGGTATTTTCGCAGGTTCCCTGGAGTATGACCGCCTCGAGCGCGACCAGGTCGTAAAAGTGCTGAGCAAGGGGCTACCTGAAGGGGATTTTCGGCGCTGGCAGGAAGTGCGGGCCTGGGCCGAAGACATAGCCGACCGGCTGTTGCTCGAGCTGGCCCGAAAACAGGCTGCCGAATCCGCAAAGCCAAAGCCGCCTGCATGA
- a CDS encoding CBS domain-containing protein produces the protein MLVKDFMTPNPDVVTPDVTVPEAAQIMKKGGFRRLPVVKEGRVVGIVTDRDLKEAMPSDATSLSIWELNYLISKLTVGEIMTRDPITVADTLPLQAAAKQMLEHKVGGLPVVHDGKLVGIVTVTDVLKAFLQREAELLVGAESNS, from the coding sequence ATGCTGGTCAAAGACTTCATGACCCCCAACCCAGATGTGGTCACCCCGGACGTAACGGTGCCCGAGGCCGCGCAGATCATGAAAAAGGGTGGGTTTCGCCGCCTGCCGGTGGTGAAGGAAGGCCGGGTGGTCGGTATCGTCACTGACCGCGACCTGAAGGAAGCCATGCCCTCGGATGCCACCTCGCTTTCCATATGGGAGCTCAACTACCTGATTTCCAAACTCACCGTGGGCGAAATCATGACCCGCGACCCCATCACGGTAGCCGACACCCTGCCCCTCCAAGCGGCTGCCAAGCAGATGCTCGAGCACAAGGTAGGGGGGCTGCCGGTGGTTCATGACGGTAAGCTGGTGGGCATCGTGACCGTAACCGATGTGCTTAAGGCTTTCTTGCAACGCGAGGCCGAGCTGCTGGTGGGCGCAGAAAGCAATTCCTAA